From Nicotiana tabacum cultivar K326 chromosome 22, ASM71507v2, whole genome shotgun sequence, one genomic window encodes:
- the LOC107783034 gene encoding 11S globulin seed storage protein Jug r 4-like encodes MASSWLSFSLSFLLVLHGTFAQQRYQQQQGECQLNRLSPQEPTTRIQAEAGVTELWDQNNQQFQCAGVSLIRHVIQSRGMLLPSYVNTPLLAYVERGRGFYGIMQSGCPETFQSSQQMQQGERGAGSRFQDRHQRIGQFRQGDIIAFPAGAAHWAYNEGNEELVLVCLEDSSNNANQLGQFSRRFFIAGNPQQGQQQQGQYGGKSLRRERFESGNVFNGFDVEVLAEAFGVDREIARRLQGQDDQRGHIVNIQQGLRVVRPPFSQEQEEREERQEQGQYGPRMNGIEETICSAKVRQNIDNPSRADIYNPNAGRFTTVNSLTLPILSFLRLSAARGVLHTDSIMAPHWVTNAHKVIYITRGEARIQIVDHRGQAVLDDRVRQGQVVVVPQNYAVVKHAETEGCEWVEFNTNDNAMINTLSGRTSAIRGLPVDVIASSYQISRDEARRLKFNREETLIFRSSGRARSSERVAAA; translated from the exons ATGGCTTCTAGTTGGCTCTCTTTCTCCTTGAGTTTCCTTCTGGTGTTGCACGGTACCTTTGCTCAGCAGAGATACCAACAGCAGCAAGGCGAATGCCAACTCAATAGACTTAGCCCTCAGGAACCCACCACCCGCATTCAAGCCGAAGCTGGAGTCACCGAGTTGTGGGACCAAAATAACCAGCAGTTCCAATGTGCTGGCGTCTCCCTAATTCGCCACGTCATCCAGTCTAGAGGCATGTTGTTGCCTTCTTATGTCAACACTCCCCTGCTTGCCTATGTTGAACGAG GTCGGGGATTTTATGGCATCATGCAATCTGGATGCCCCGAAACTTTCCAGTCGTCCCAGCAAATGCAGCAAGGTGAAAGGGGTGCAGGCTCAAGATTCCAAGATCGCCATCAGAGGATTGGACAGTTCAGACAGGGTGACATTATTGCCttccctgctggagctgctcactGGGCCTATAACGAAGGAAATGAGGAGCTTGTTCTTGTTTGTTTAGAAGACAGCAGTAACAATGCCAACCAACTTGGTCAATTTTCAAGG AGATTCTTCATAGCTGGAAACCCACAACAAGGACAGCAACAACAGGGACAATACGGTGGCAAAAGCTTGCGCAGGGAACGATTCGAATCTGGAAATGTTTTCAATGGCTTTGACGTAGAGGTCTTGGCCGAGGCATTTGGCGTAGACAGGGAGATAGCAAGGAGACTTCAAGGGCAGGACGACCAGAGAGGCCACATTGTTAACATTCAGCAAGGACTCAGAGTTGTGAGGCCACCATTCTCACAGGAACAAGAGGAGCGCGAGGAGAGACAAGAGCAAGGACAATATGGTCCTCGCATGAACGGCATTGAGGAAACCATCTGTTCCGCTAAAGTCAGGCAGAACATTGACAATCCCTCACGTGCTGATATCTACAACCCAAATGCTGGACGCTTCACCACCGTTAACAGCCTCACTCTTCCCATCCTCAGCTTCCTCCGTCTCAGCGCTGCCAGGGGAGTTCTCCACACA GATTCAATCATGGCACCACACTGGGTCACCAATGCACACAAGGTAATCTACATAACAAGGGGAGAGGCAAGGATTCAGATTGTGGATCACAGAGGACAAGCAGTGTTAGATGACAGAGTCCGACAGGGTCAGGTTGTTGTGGTGCCACAGAACTATGCCGTCGTGAAACACGCCGAGACCGAAGGTTGCGAGTGGGTGGAATTCAACACCAATGACAATGCCATGATCAACACTCTGAGCGGCCGCACTTCTGCTATCCGAGGATTGCCCGTGGATGTGATTGCCAGTTCATACCAGATTTCAAGGGATGAGGCGAGGAGGCTGAAGTTCAACAGGGAGGAAACTCTCATTTTCCGTTCCTCAGGAAGAGCTCGCTCATCAGAGAGGGTTGCTGCTGCTTAA